The genome window GCAAGGATTTTATGCTGCAATGAGCGATGATTTTAATACCCCAGAAGCTCTGGCTGCTTTATTTGGTCTTGTTAGAGAAATGAATATACTTAAAGACAGGGCAGTTAAAGAAAGTGGAATATCTAAAAAAGCCCTTGCATCATACAAAGAGGCTGCAGATGTGCTCCATAAAATAGGAAAGGATATATTCGGACTTTTTGATAGCCTGCAACCTTGTGTTGAGGTAGAACAGGCTAAGATAGAGAAAAAAGAAGAAGCTATAGATGAAGAGCTGATAGAAACACTCCTTGAAGTAAGAAATATAGCCAGAAAACAGAAAAACTTTGAAATTGCAGATATGATTAGGGATAAACTACAACAACAGGGAATAATAATAGAAGATACCCCTGTTGGAACAAAATGGAAGAAAAAATAAGATGGCTCAGGAAAAAATAGCAGAAAAGATATTTGACAGCGTCGTAAAATCCTACGACGCTTTTTTATCTTCTGTAACATTTGGTCTTATAAATAAGTGGCAGGAAACACTGGTTCAAAATACCCCAGTTGGCAAAATTTCTGTTGACCTGGGAACTGGAACAGGAGAGGTAATCAAAAAAATAAAAAAGTCAAATCCTGAAACTTTTACCATCGGAGTTGATGTATCCCAGAATATGCTTTTAAAAGCAAAAGAAAAACTCAAAAATACAAATACTGCTTTTGTAAAAGCCTCTGCATACACAATGCCTTTTAAAAATAACAGTGTTAATTCTATCTTAATGTCTCTGGTTTTCAGGCACCTTGATGCAGAAAAGGCAATCCCCGAGTTCAGCCGAGTTTTAAAAAAAGGTGGTTATGTATCAATACTGGATATTTCAAAACCACACAAAATTATTTTTAACTCAATATTTTTCTTTGCCAATAAAATATTCCGACCCCTTGGACAGAAAATATTTACAAAAGAAGAGTATGATTACTTTATGGAAAGTGTTTTAAACTCAAGAAAACCACAGGAGTTAGAAGAACTTTTTAAAAAATATTCCTTCAAAAAAGAATATATAACAACCAGATTTGGTGGTATGGTGGTCATTGCTGTATTTAAAAAGGAAAACTGATATTATAATAAATTAAAAAACGGGGTCAGAAGATGAAAGAATTCATAGTAGATGCTTCAGATTACGACAAAACAATAATTACAACAGCAATTGAGAGCGGTGCCGATTATATCATTGTTCCTGAAGATAAGCTTAAAGAAGCAAAAAAATTGGGGAGAGTTAACTTTATAACTATTGATAAGAATGGAAATCTATCTGATGATTTTGTTCTTGTTATTATAAATGATAAAAAAGATGAGGAAAGGGCTGCCCAGCTGGCAAAATCCGGTAAAAAAGTTATAGTAAAAACAACAGACTGGACAATAATCCCTCTGGAAAATCTAATAGCCCAGTCAGAAAATATCTATGCAGTGGTAAAAAATGCTGATGAGGCAGGTATTGCAGTGGGAATTCTTGAAAAAGGCGTTAAAGGAGTTGTCCTGGAAACAAAAGATTTAAATGAGATTAAAAAAGTTGCCAATGTTATAAAGGAAACATCCGAAAAAATAGAACTGGTAAAAGCCAAAGTTACAGCAGTAATTCCAGTTGGAATGGGGGATAGGGTTGCAGTTGATACCACTTCCCTTTTCAAACGAGGGGAAGGTATGCTGGTTGGAAATTCATCTGCAGGGATGATTTTTGTCCATGCCGAAACAGAAGAAAGTCCTTACGTAGCATCAAGACCGTTTAGAGTTAATGCCGGTGCAGTCCACATGTATACCAGAGTGTCTGGAGGAAAAACAGTTTATCTATGTGAACTGGAAGCAGGAAAAGAAGTTATGGCCTATGATATAGAAGGAAATGGGAGGGCTGTTGTTGTTGGAAGGGCTAAAATAGAAAGAAGACCTATGCTTCTTGTGGAAGCAGAATATCAGGGTAAAAAGCTCAGTGCTGTCCTGCAAAATGCCGAAACAATCAGACTGGTTAAAGGAGATGGTTCATTAATATCAGTTGTAGACCTGAAAGAAGGGGATGAAATTTTAGGATATGTAGAAGAAGCAGGCAGACACTTTGGAATGAAAGTAGAGGAAACAATTTTAGAAAAATAATTTATAAGGTGCTATTATGAACACAGCCTTCAGGGTTGGACTTTTTGTTTTAATTATATCATCCATAGCAGGTTATTTAATCATAACATTTAGCGGTAAAGAACTTGGGGTATCAACCAAGGAATATGTAATCTATTTTGATGCAGTTGAAGGTCTTTCTCAGGGGGCAGATGTTCAGGTAAAAGGGGTTAAAGTAGGTAGAGTAGAAAAAATTGAATTTGATAAAGGAAAGGTAAAAGTTGTAATTGGGATTAAAGAAAACATTCCTATATATAAAAATGCAAAAGCATACGTAAGAACACTTGGTTTGATGGGAGATAAATATATATATATTGACCCGGGAACTCCAAACGCTGGTGAGCTTGCAGAAGGTCAAACAATCACAAATGCACAGGTTTATGCTTCAACAGAGGAAGCCTTTTCAACGGTTCAGGAAATAGCCAAAAAAGTAGGAGAACTTATTGATAATCTTAATGACGCTTTAGGAAAAGGAAATTTAAGAGAGATGATTGAGAATATAAAAGTTCTTGCAAAACATACTGATGAGATGGTAGTTGAAAACCGTAAAGGAGTAAAACTGGCAATAGACAACATAGTTGCCATTACAGATAGTCTTAGAAGAGACTTACCACCACTTATCCAGAAGATAGATAGAATAGCAACAAATCTGGAAGCAATTGCTGGGGAAAATAGAGAAGATATCAGAGAGCTAATTAAAAATCTTAAAGAAACCTCAGTGGCTCTTAAAGAAAAAACACCAAAAGTTCTTGATAAAATTGGAGAAGCAGCACAGACAATAAAAGGCACCGTTGGAGAAAACAGAGAAGATATAAAAGTGGCTATACAAAAAATAAGAGAAGCTTCAGAAAAGTTAGACAGAATACTGGCAAAGATAGATGAAGGAAAAGGAACAATAGGAAAACTTGTCAATGATGATAGCCTTTACGATAATGCAAATAAAGGTATTAAAGAATTTTCTAAACCATTTGCCGTTATAAACCAATCTCAGCTTGATATTATGCTTTATGCAGAAAAACATACAGGAAATGATGACGCTAAAGCTGGAATTGCAGGGAAATTTGCCCCAGGAAGCAACAGTTATATATATGTAGGGCTCCTTACAAACAGTAATGGAACAGTAACAAAAAGAAAAGAGTATATAGATAATACAGGAACAAGAGAGGAAATTGAAAGAAATTACGGGATACTATTTGATATTCAGTATGCCCATAAGCTTTTTGATATAGGGGATACAAGTTTCTGGGTCAGAGGAGGTCTCAAAGACTCTACTGGAGCAGCAGGAACAGACCTGTATCTAAACAGAAGATTAGCCATAAAAGCAGACCTGTATAATTTTGATAGAAAATATTCCATAGGAAACCAAAATATTGATAATCCCCAATTAGATATTTATTTTCAATATAAGATGTATAAATACCCTGTATTTGTTAGACTTGGAGGTTCAGACCTCCTGAACAGTGATGTAATGGGTGTTTATATAGGTGGTGGATTTATGTTCAGAGATAATGATATAAAATATTTACTGGGAAGTGTGCCGAAACCTTAAAAAAGAGGATTTAAATGGATAAGGAAAATTTTCTGAAAAAAGTTCCACTTTTAGAAGGTATACCTGAAGAAGATTTATCAGAAATATCAAAGTATTTTCATCTGAAAGAATACAAAAAAAATGAGTATATATTCTTTGAAGGAGACGAAGAACCGGGAATATATATTGTCATTGAAGGGATTGTAAAGCTAATTAAAGAAACAGCTGATGGAAAAACAGTTATTTTAAGACTGGTTACCCCTAAAGAGGTATTTGGCTGGCTGGTCGTGGGAGAAAGTAGACCAGAAAGCACATATACAGCTCAGGCACTTGTTGACACCACAGTTCTATATATATCAAATAAGGACTTCCTTAAGCTTCTTAATCTATATCCGGCTCTTGCAATTAAAATCACATGTGATGCAAGCAAAATGTTGCTGGAAGCATATGATAGGCTAAAAAGTCTTGCTGCAGAAAAAGTTGAAGGAAGAATTGCCAATTTGCTTTTAGAGCTTTCCAGAAAAATTGGAAAAGAGGTAGATGGAAAGATAGTAATAGAAGCCCCAATAACAAGGCAAGATATTGCAGAAATGACAGGAACCACTGTAGAGACAGCTATCAGGATAATGAGTAAATGGAAAAAAGAGGGAATAGTTAATACAGAAAGGGGAAAAATAGAAATATTAGACCCAGATTATCTTGAGGATTTAATTGCCTAAATAGGAAGTTAAGAATAATTTTATCTTGCAAGCTCTAACTTTTCAGAATATAATAATATTCTAATATTCTTATTAGACTTGGGAAAATAATAAGAGAGGTGGAAAATGAGGAAGCTCAGTATATTTCTGGCTGTTATAACCGCCGTAATTACCAGTTACGCCAGGGAACTCACCTTAGATGAAGCAATAAATATTGCTTTACAAAACAGTTATGAACTTAAAGCTTCTCAAAGACAAGTAAAAAGTAAAGAACTGGAATATCTGGCAACAAAAGGCCTGAGATGGCCAACAATCACATTCAGTGAGATGTTCATGAGAACGAATATTCCTGGCTGGGCTATGATGAATGAACTCAATCAGCACAGATTAACGATGATGAGCTCAGCAAAGTATGTTGATATGACCTCCATGAATGCTATGTTTGGTATTCCAATGTTTCAAGCTCCAACTTATCCAGAGTGGAACAACTGGCAGACAAAAATTCAGTTTGAGGTTCCCATATGGGCAGGTGGAAAAATAGGAACCGGTATTCAGATGAGGGAAAAAGAATTCCAAGCATCAAAATTTGATTTAGAGAGAACAAAACAAAAAGTTATATATGATGTTACAAAGGCATACTATGGAGCTTTACTTGCAAAAGAAGCAATTAAACTGGCTAAACAGGCATACAAAAGTGTAGAAAAACACTATAAAACTGCTGAAACAATGTATAACAACGGTCTTGCAATATATGCAGATGTTCTCAGGGCAAAAGTTTATTTATCAAAAGTAAAAAACAAAATAACAGAAGCAGAAAATCAATATATGGTAGCCAAAAGGGGTTTGTTACTTGCAATGGGGATAGACAATGAAGACCCGGGACAGATTGATGTTGTAGGTCAGCTTGAATTAAAAGAACAACCTAAAGACCTTCAGTTCTGGGAAAAAGTGGCGGTTTCCTCCAGACCAGACCTTATAGCTTTAAGAACAAGGGTAGAAAATGCAAAAAGATATGCCAAATTCCAAAGGGGAGATATGCTCCCAACAATAGGAGCATTTGGATACTATCAAATGGATGATAGATACTCTCCATTTGGTACAGATGGAACAGGATTTACTCTGGGAATAGCACTTAACTGGAAAATATTTGATGGATTTCAGGCATACAACAAATATAGAGCAGCAAAAGAGACCTACAGACAATACTCTAACCTGAAAAAAGGATTTGAGGAATATATAAAATTCAGCGTTTACAAAGCATACAAAGACTTTTTAACTGCCTTAGATAGACTGAAAACAGCAGAAGATAACGTTAAGTATGCAGAAGAGGTTTTAAAAATCACAGAAAAAAGATACAAAAATCAGCTTGCATCTATGATAGACCTGCTGGATACCCAAACAATGTATGACAAGATTAAATTTGAAAAAGCAAAAGCAACTTATGATGCAAAAGTATCACTTCTGGAACTTAAATATCAGGCGGGTCAGTTAAAAAAAGAAAATAACGGAGGAGATAAATAATGAAAAGCGTAGTCAAGTTTGTAGTGTTTTTCGTTATACCTATTGCCATTTTTATCTTATGGCTCGGGGGCTTCCTTACACCAAGAGTTGAGCCTGGATATGCAGAAGAAGAGGCAAAAAAAGTGGTTCAGGTTCCAACTATGGTAGTTCAACCACAGGAAGTTGGACAGGTATATCAGGTTGATGGGTCAGTAATATCAAATAACACAGCAAAAGTTGCAACAAAGCTAATGGCAAAAATTCTTAAAATAAATGTCAAAGAAGGTGATTTTGTTAAAAAAGGACAATTACTTGCAGTTTTAGATGACAGCGAAATAAACCAGAATATAAAAGAGGCTTATGCAGGTCTTGAAGAACTCGCAAAAGCAAGAGAAGAGGCAAATGCAGGATTAAAAGCAGCTCAGGCTGGTTATGAGTTTGCAAAAAGAACGTATGAAAGGTTCAAAAATCTGTATAAAGAAAATGCCATTTCAAAGCAACAATTTGAAGAAATTGAAACAAAAATGATAGGAGCAAAGGCTCAGGTTGATGCAATTAAAGCAAAACTAAAACAATTAGATGCCAAGGAAAAGCAAGTTAGAGCAAAACTTAAATATGCACAAATAATGAAAGATTATGCCTACGTTAAAGCTCCATTTGACGGAGTAATTATCAAAAAAATGAATGATGTTGGTGATATGGCAGCTCCTGGAATGCCAATATTTATCATTGGAGATAAAAATCTCAAATTTATGTCAATGATAGATGAAAGCCTTATAAACAAAGTAAATATAGGAGATGAGATTACTGTTTCTGTGGAAACAATAGGCAAAATATATAAAGCAAAAGTTGTAGAAAAAAGTAATAGCATTGACCCTATGAACAGAACATTCACAATAAAAGCAGAACTTCCCCATGACCCAGACTTAAAGCCTGGAATGTATGGAAAAGTTAAAATTCCTGTTTCAAAAGAGGAAAAAATTCTGATACCAAAAACAGCAATATTCCACTGGGGACAGCTTGATGCTGTTTACAAAGTTGATAAAGACGGTATTGCACATATTGCCTTTGTGAAGCTTGGGGATGAGATAGATGGAAAAGTAGAAGTTATTTCAGGACTTAAGCCTGGTGATGTTATCGTTGCAGAAGAAGTTGAGAAAGCTTGTGAAGGCTGCAAAGTTCGTTAAACCACTTAGTAGCGGAGGAAAATAATGGATAAAATAAAGAGAGAATACGGGCTTGCCGGAAAGATAGCAAAGGCTTTCATTAACTCACCTTTAACACCTTTGCTTGTTCTGGCATCTCTGCTTATGGGTCTTTTTGCAGTAATGACAACACCAAGGGATGAGGAACCTCAAATTGTTGTTCCTATGATTGATATTATGGTTCCTGCTCCCGGGCAGCAGGCGGCAGATGTTGATAAGCTAATCACAAAACCTCTTGAAAAAATAATGTGGGAAGTTTCAGAAGTAGAATATGTCTATTCGTATGCAGGGGACGGATTTGGAATAACCACTGTAAGATTTTATGTTGGAACAGACCCAGAAGACGCACTGGTAAGGTTATATAGTAAGCTAAATTCAAATATGTATAGGATGCCTCCAGGCACTATGCAGCCTATTATAAAACCAAAGTCAATTGATGATGTTCCTATTCTTGCTCTTACATTCTACAGTGACAAATATAGCTCTTATGAACTTAGACGATTTGTTGAACAGATAGAGGATGAAATTAAACAACTGACCAATGTTACAGAAACTACAATACTTGGTTCCAAACCAAAAACAATAAATATATACTTTGACCAGGCAAAACTTAATGCATATCACATAATGCTACCTCAAGTTGTTCAGGCATTACAGCAGGCAAACTTTACCTTGCCTTCTGGAGAAATAGATGAAAATAATTACAAAGTAAAGGTTAGAACCGGTCAGTTCCTTAGAACAGTAGAAGATGTCAAAAATGTTGTTATTGGAGTTTATAACAATAAACCAATTTTCATAAAAGATGTTGCAAAGGTTTTTGAAGGGGAAGGAGAACCTACAAACTATGTCCAGTTTGGATATGGAGTTCAAGGAGAAGGAGACAGAGAAAAGATTTACAATGCTGTAACTCTTGCTATAGCTAAGAAGACAGGAAGTAATGCAGTTTTTGTTGCAGAAGATATTCTTCATAAATTGGAACAACTAAAGGAAAAATACCTACCTAAAGATGTATATGTAAAAGTAACAAGAAATTACGGTGAAACAGCTACCGAAAAAGCCAATGAGCTTATTGAACACCTTTTAATAGCAACATTTTCTATTGTTCTACTGATAGCTGTAACACTTGGATGGAGAGAATCTCTAATCGTAGCTGTCACTATACCAGTTACGCTTGCTATTGCACTGTTCCTTAGCGAGCTTTATGGTTATTCACTTAACAGGGTTACACTGTTTGCCCTAATATTCTCAATTGGTATTCTGGTTGATAACTCTATTGTTGTTCTGGAGAACATACATAGATGGTTTGAAATGCGGAAACTTCCACCTGATGAGGCAGCTGTTGTGGCAACTGA of Persephonella sp. IF05-L8 contains these proteins:
- a CDS encoding class I SAM-dependent methyltransferase; protein product: MEQNGRKNKMAQEKIAEKIFDSVVKSYDAFLSSVTFGLINKWQETLVQNTPVGKISVDLGTGTGEVIKKIKKSNPETFTIGVDVSQNMLLKAKEKLKNTNTAFVKASAYTMPFKNNSVNSILMSLVFRHLDAEKAIPEFSRVLKKGGYVSILDISKPHKIIFNSIFFFANKIFRPLGQKIFTKEEYDYFMESVLNSRKPQELEELFKKYSFKKEYITTRFGGMVVIAVFKKEN
- a CDS encoding MlaD family protein gives rise to the protein MNTAFRVGLFVLIISSIAGYLIITFSGKELGVSTKEYVIYFDAVEGLSQGADVQVKGVKVGRVEKIEFDKGKVKVVIGIKENIPIYKNAKAYVRTLGLMGDKYIYIDPGTPNAGELAEGQTITNAQVYASTEEAFSTVQEIAKKVGELIDNLNDALGKGNLREMIENIKVLAKHTDEMVVENRKGVKLAIDNIVAITDSLRRDLPPLIQKIDRIATNLEAIAGENREDIRELIKNLKETSVALKEKTPKVLDKIGEAAQTIKGTVGENREDIKVAIQKIREASEKLDRILAKIDEGKGTIGKLVNDDSLYDNANKGIKEFSKPFAVINQSQLDIMLYAEKHTGNDDAKAGIAGKFAPGSNSYIYVGLLTNSNGTVTKRKEYIDNTGTREEIERNYGILFDIQYAHKLFDIGDTSFWVRGGLKDSTGAAGTDLYLNRRLAIKADLYNFDRKYSIGNQNIDNPQLDIYFQYKMYKYPVFVRLGGSDLLNSDVMGVYIGGGFMFRDNDIKYLLGSVPKP
- a CDS encoding Crp/Fnr family transcriptional regulator — protein: MDKENFLKKVPLLEGIPEEDLSEISKYFHLKEYKKNEYIFFEGDEEPGIYIVIEGIVKLIKETADGKTVILRLVTPKEVFGWLVVGESRPESTYTAQALVDTTVLYISNKDFLKLLNLYPALAIKITCDASKMLLEAYDRLKSLAAEKVEGRIANLLLELSRKIGKEVDGKIVIEAPITRQDIAEMTGTTVETAIRIMSKWKKEGIVNTERGKIEILDPDYLEDLIA
- a CDS encoding TolC family protein; its protein translation is MRKLSIFLAVITAVITSYARELTLDEAINIALQNSYELKASQRQVKSKELEYLATKGLRWPTITFSEMFMRTNIPGWAMMNELNQHRLTMMSSAKYVDMTSMNAMFGIPMFQAPTYPEWNNWQTKIQFEVPIWAGGKIGTGIQMREKEFQASKFDLERTKQKVIYDVTKAYYGALLAKEAIKLAKQAYKSVEKHYKTAETMYNNGLAIYADVLRAKVYLSKVKNKITEAENQYMVAKRGLLLAMGIDNEDPGQIDVVGQLELKEQPKDLQFWEKVAVSSRPDLIALRTRVENAKRYAKFQRGDMLPTIGAFGYYQMDDRYSPFGTDGTGFTLGIALNWKIFDGFQAYNKYRAAKETYRQYSNLKKGFEEYIKFSVYKAYKDFLTALDRLKTAEDNVKYAEEVLKITEKRYKNQLASMIDLLDTQTMYDKIKFEKAKATYDAKVSLLELKYQAGQLKKENNGGDK
- a CDS encoding 3-dehydroquinate synthase II — translated: MKEFIVDASDYDKTIITTAIESGADYIIVPEDKLKEAKKLGRVNFITIDKNGNLSDDFVLVIINDKKDEERAAQLAKSGKKVIVKTTDWTIIPLENLIAQSENIYAVVKNADEAGIAVGILEKGVKGVVLETKDLNEIKKVANVIKETSEKIELVKAKVTAVIPVGMGDRVAVDTTSLFKRGEGMLVGNSSAGMIFVHAETEESPYVASRPFRVNAGAVHMYTRVSGGKTVYLCELEAGKEVMAYDIEGNGRAVVVGRAKIERRPMLLVEAEYQGKKLSAVLQNAETIRLVKGDGSLISVVDLKEGDEILGYVEEAGRHFGMKVEETILEK
- a CDS encoding efflux RND transporter periplasmic adaptor subunit, yielding MKSVVKFVVFFVIPIAIFILWLGGFLTPRVEPGYAEEEAKKVVQVPTMVVQPQEVGQVYQVDGSVISNNTAKVATKLMAKILKINVKEGDFVKKGQLLAVLDDSEINQNIKEAYAGLEELAKAREEANAGLKAAQAGYEFAKRTYERFKNLYKENAISKQQFEEIETKMIGAKAQVDAIKAKLKQLDAKEKQVRAKLKYAQIMKDYAYVKAPFDGVIIKKMNDVGDMAAPGMPIFIIGDKNLKFMSMIDESLINKVNIGDEITVSVETIGKIYKAKVVEKSNSIDPMNRTFTIKAELPHDPDLKPGMYGKVKIPVSKEEKILIPKTAIFHWGQLDAVYKVDKDGIAHIAFVKLGDEIDGKVEVISGLKPGDVIVAEEVEKACEGCKVR